Proteins from a single region of Streptomyces sp. HUAS 15-9:
- a CDS encoding SCO family protein: MRKKTFAAAALLAAATLTLSACGSGDDGKSPIAVVSEESGSAKAATLLDKPFEKPDLVLTDTHGKKYDFRKETEGRPTLVYFGYTHCPDICPLTMNNVAVAKKSLSKAEQAELRVVFVTTDPARDTPSELGKWLKGIDPQFIGLTGDFATIQAGARSLGISIEPTTKDKKGKIVSVHGTQVIAFSPKTDGGYLLYGEDATVDDFTKDLPKIIKGANP, translated from the coding sequence GCCGCCACCCTGACCCTCTCCGCCTGCGGCAGCGGTGACGACGGCAAGTCGCCCATCGCCGTGGTCTCCGAGGAGTCCGGCTCGGCCAAGGCCGCCACCCTTCTCGACAAGCCGTTCGAGAAGCCTGACCTGGTCCTGACCGACACGCACGGCAAGAAGTACGACTTCCGCAAGGAGACCGAGGGCCGGCCGACGCTGGTCTACTTCGGCTACACGCACTGCCCCGACATCTGCCCGCTGACCATGAACAACGTCGCGGTCGCCAAGAAGTCGCTGTCCAAGGCGGAGCAGGCCGAACTGCGGGTCGTGTTCGTCACCACCGACCCGGCCCGCGACACGCCGTCCGAGCTCGGCAAGTGGCTCAAGGGCATCGACCCCCAGTTCATCGGCCTGACCGGCGACTTCGCCACCATCCAGGCCGGCGCCCGCTCCCTCGGCATCTCCATCGAGCCGACGACGAAGGACAAGAAGGGCAAGATCGTCTCCGTCCACGGCACCCAGGTCATCGCCTTCTCGCCGAAGACCGACGGGGGTTACCTCCTCTACGGCGAGGACGCCACGGTCGACGACTTCACCAAGGACCTGCCCAAGATCATCAAGGGAGCGAACCCGTGA
- a CDS encoding copper chaperone PCu(A)C encodes MRRLAVPAAAMAGALALAGCGGTDDTAAELSVGASYMPQPVSADMAAGFLTITNKGAAKDELTSVTSDVAGRVTMHDTMGGSMREVTSFAVPAHGRLVFRSGGNHLMFEKLNRRPKQGDTITLKLKFAKSGPLTVEMPVKSATYNPSTGH; translated from the coding sequence GTGAGGCGTCTCGCCGTACCCGCCGCCGCGATGGCGGGCGCACTCGCCCTCGCGGGCTGCGGCGGAACCGACGACACGGCTGCGGAGCTGTCGGTCGGCGCCTCCTACATGCCCCAGCCGGTCTCCGCCGACATGGCCGCAGGCTTTCTGACGATAACGAACAAGGGCGCCGCGAAGGACGAGCTGACCTCCGTCACCAGCGACGTCGCGGGCCGGGTCACCATGCACGACACCATGGGCGGCAGCATGCGGGAGGTCACCTCCTTCGCCGTCCCGGCACACGGCCGGCTCGTGTTCAGGAGCGGTGGCAACCATCTGATGTTCGAGAAACTGAACCGCAGGCCGAAGCAGGGCGACACGATCACGCTGAAGCTGAAGTTTGCCAAGTCCGGACCCCTCACCGTCGAGATGCCGGTGAAGTCCGCCACGTACAACCCGTCGACCGGACACTGA